The Ensifer canadensis genomic sequence ATCGTTGCGAAAGACGGCCGCGACCAAACGCATTGTCAACATACCGTTGACGACTGGAGAAAATCGTTGAACGAATAGCGAGCAGACGATCCGTGCCTTGTGGGTGGATCGGCTGCTGCTTAAGATCGGCATCGGCCACATTGTGGCTGTCGGGAACGTGCGGGAGGAGGAGCCCAGACATTCCGTGAAATACCGCCTGGTTGTTGCTGTCATCCTGCTGCCGCTGGCGGTTGCCGCGCTTGCCTGGCAAGGCAATGTTGTGGCCACGCGCAGCTATCTCGATGAAGCATCGGCGCAGGCAAATACGGCACTGAGGCTCGCAGTGGCGGCCCTCGATGGTCACCTCAACCGCTACCAGGCTCTGCCCGCTTTGATCGCCGACCACGACGACATCCGTGAACTTGCGACACGACCGCGCGACCGCCCGCTGAGAGAGGCCGTGAACGCCTATCTCAAAGATATCAATGCACTTCTCAACTCATCCGATATCTATGTGATCACGCCGGACGGCGACACGATTGCTGCCAGCAACTATGACGGTCCGACGAGCTTCGTCGGGCAGAATTTCAGCTATCGCCCCTATTTTCAGGAAGCCCTGCGCGGGCAGCAATCCCGCTTCTACGCACTCGGCACGACATCGTTGAAACGCGGCTACTATTTCGGCTCGCCAATCCGCGTGGGTGACGACATTCGCGGCGTCATCGTCTTCAAGGTGGATATCGAGAGCATCGAGGCATCCTGGCAGGGAGGCGAATACAAGATCTTCGTTTCCGACCCGGAAGGCATCATTTTCATGTCCGGCACGCCGGAATGGCTCTATGCGTCAGTCCTGCCGCTGACCCCGGAGCGGCTTGCACGCACGGAGACATCAAGGCGCTATGCCAATGCCACCTTGCGCGCACTGCCTGTCGCGCGCACCAGCCTCACTGATCACGACCTGATGACGATCGCGTCCAGCGACACTAGCCGGGAGTACCTGCTACTGTCGCAATACATGGCCGATGCCGACTGGACTGTGAATGTGCTGACCGACACGGCATCCGTCCGCACCCAGGCGCTGACCACCGTCATCGCTGCCCTTCTGCTTCTATGCCTCACCGGCCTTGCCGCCGCCATTCTCTGGCAGCGCCGCTCCCGCCTCAACGAGCGCATCTCGATGCAGGCGGAAGCCCAGGCCGAACTCGAGCGACGCGTCGACGAACGCACCGCGGACCTTGCGCGCGTCAACGTGCAGATCGAGGAAGAAGTCGCCGAACGGCGCCAGACCGAGCAACAATTGCGTCGGACCCAGGCGGACCTCATCCAGGCGGGTAAGCTCGCCGGCCTCGGCCAGATGTCAGCGGCGCTTTCGCACGAATTCAACCAGCCACTGGCGGCGGCAAAAACCTATGCCGACAGCGCAGCCTTGCTGATCGAGCGTGGGCGGGCCGAAGAGGCGAGTGACAACATCCGGCGCATCTCCGGCCTGGTCGACCGCATGGCGGCAATCAGCCGGCATCTGCGCAATTTTGCCCGCAAGCCCAACGAGAAGCTGGGGCCGGTGTTGATCGAGGATGTCGTGCGCGACACGATGGAGATCGTCGCCGTCAGGCTGAAGGCGGCTGCGGCCGACATCGACATCGACCTTGGTCCAGCGCCGCTGGTAGTGCGCGCCGGTTCTGTCCGTCTGCAACAGGTGCTGGTCAATGTCATCTCCAACGCAGCCGATGCGGTCGAGGGGCTGGACGATCGCCACATCCGGCTTCGCGCCTGGAGCGACGGCGACAAGGTCGTGCTCGCGGTCAGCGACCGCGGTCCCGGCGTACCTGCGGCGATCGCCGAGCGCATCTACGACCCATTCTTTTCGACCAAAGGCGTCGGCAAGGGACTAGGCCTTGGCCTGTCCATTTCCTACAACATCGTCAAGGACTTCGGCGGCAGCCTGACTGCCACGAACCTTGCCGAAGGCGGTGCGGAATTCCGCATCGAACTTCCCGTCGCCAATGAGCAGGGCCAGGAGGCCGCCGAATGATCGAGAGCCGCGTCCTGCTTGTCGATGACGAAGAGGAGTTGCGCCATTCGAGTGCGCAGGCGCTGGAACTCGCCGGCTTCCGCGTCGATACCTTCGCGAGCGCAGAACACGCCCTGGAGTTCATCGGCTTCAGCTTTCCCGGTGTCGTCATCAGCGACATCCGGATGCCGGGCATGGACGGGATGACATTCCTGCAGCGCATCCGCGAGATCGACGTCGAGGTGCCGGTGATCCTTGTCACCGGCCATGGCGACGTTCAACTGGCCGTGCGTGCCATGCGCGAAGGCGCCTATGATTTCGTCGAAAAGCCCTTCACCGCACAGATGCTTGCCGGCACCATTCGCCGCGCGCTCGACTGGCGCGCACTGGTACTCGAAAACCGGCGGCTCAAGGCGGTGGCCGGCAAGCGCGACGACATTGAACAACGCCTGCCCGGCCGCAGTCAGGTCATGGTCGATCTGCGCTATCGGGTCCGCGCAATCGGCGCCTCTGATGCCGACACCTTGATCATCGGCGACACCGGCGTCGGCAAGGAGGTCGTGGCCCGCACCCTGCACGATCTGAGCGGCCGGGCAAACAATCCCTTCATCGCCATCAACTGTGCAGCCCTGCCCGAAAACCTGATCGAGAGCGAGCTTTTCGGACATGAGCCAGGCGCGTTTCCCGGCGCGATCCGTCCACGCTACGGCAAGTTCGAACATGGGCGCGGCGGCACCATCCTGCTCGACGAGATCGGCTCGATGCCGATCGATCTGCAGGCCAAGTTTCTGCGCGTCCTGCAGGAGCGCGTGATCACGCGGCTCGGCTCCAACGAGGTGGTGCCGCTGGATGTACGCTTCATCGCTACCAACAAGGTCGATCTCGAGCAGGAGGTGGCCGCCGGCCGCTTCCGGCCTGACCTTCTCTATCGCCTCAATGTCGCGACGCTGCGCGTGCCGCCGCTGACGCAGCGTCGTGCCGACATTCCGCTCTTGTTCCTGCAGCTCGTACGGGAATCCGCGGCTCGTTACGGCCGCGATGAAGTCGAGGTATCGCAGAACCTGCTGGCCGAGATGGCGGAACGCAACTGGCCGGGCAACGTGCGCGAATTGCGTAACGCCGCCGAAAGGCTGGTTCTTGGGCTCGATACAGCCTCGAACGAAATCAACTCGTCCGAGCCGAACAGCGGCCGTTTGGCCGACAAGGTCGCAGCGTTTGAGAAGGGGCTGATTGCCAATGCCATAGCCACCTACGGCGGCGCCCTGAAGCCCGTATACGAGTCGCTCGGCATCTCACGGAAAACGCTCTACGAGAAGATGCAGAAATTTGGCCTCGACAAGAAGCTCGTTGCGACGGACATGTCTGGCGAAAGCGACGGGCGGTAACGTCGGCGACCACGCGGCGACGCCGGACGTCATGCGCATGGTGTCCCCGCAATACCGCGTACCCGCGACACTGCTGCGCCCAACCCAAAACGAGAACAGGGGCGCGGATGCCGCGCCCCTGCAAAGCCCTGGTAAGGGTTCCGCCTTAAACGTTGAAGGCCGCACCGATGAGCGTCTTGGTGTAAGGCTCCTTCGGTGCAGTGAAGATCCCGTCGGTATCGGCTTCCTCGACGATCTTGCCGTTCTTCATCACGATCACGTAGTCCGACATTGCCTTCACCACCGACAGATCGTGGCTGATGAAGATGTAGGACAGGCCGTGCGAGCGCTGCAGATCGCGCAGCAGCTCGATAACCTGGCCCTGGACGGAGCGGTCGAGCGCCGATGTCGGCTCGTCGAGAATAACCACCTTCGGCTTCAGGATCATGGCACGCGCGATCGCGATGCGCTGCCGCTGACCACCCGAAAACTCGTGCGGATAGCGGTTGCGCGAGGCCGGATCGAGCCCGACCTCCTTCAACGCTTCGATGGCACGACGGTCGCGATCGGCACGGCTAAGCGAGGGCTCGTGCACGTGCAGGCCTTCCGTGATGATTTCACCGACGGTCCTGCGCGGAGACAGCGAGCCATAGGGATCCTGGAACACCAATTGCAGCGCACGCCGTAGCGGGCGCATCTGGCCGCGGTCGAAGCCGGAGATGTCGGTCGTGCCGAAGCGGTAATAGCCGCTGCTCGGCAAAAGCCGCAGCAAAGCACGCCCAAGCGTCGACTTGCCGGAGCCGGATTCACCGACAACGCCGATCGTCTGGCCCTCGCGAAGCCGCAGGTTGACCTTGTCGACCGCGCGGAAGACGGCATTGCCGCGGGTGAAAAACCCACCGCCGATCGCGTAGTCGACACAGACGTCCCGACCTTCAAGGATGATCGGTGCGCTGTCCGCCGGAGGTGCCTTGCGGCCGCTCGGCTCTGCCGCGAGCAGCATCTTCGTATAGTCGGCCTGCGGCCGCTCGAAGATGTCTGCGGTCGTTCCCTGCTCCACCACTTCGCCGCGGCGCATTACCGCGACGCGTTCGGCAAAGTGCTTGACGATGCCGAGATCGTGCGTGATCAGCACGATCGCCATGCCGAAGCGCTTCTGCAACGACTTCAGGAGATCGAGGATCTGAGCCTGGATCGTCACGTCAAGCGCTGTCGTCGGCTCGTCGGCGATCAAAAGGTCAGGCTCGTTGGCGAGCGCCATCGCAATCATCACGCGTTGACGCTGGCCGCCCGAAAGCTCGTGCGGATAGCTGTCGATGCGTCGACCCGGCTCGGGGATGCCGACCAGTTCGAGCAGTTCCAGCACGCGCTTGCGCGCCTGCTTGAACGTGCCGCCGCGGTGGTGCACGATCGGTTCGGCGATCTGCCGGCCGATCGTGTAGAGCGGGTCGAGCGAGGTCATCGGCTCCTGGAAGATCATCGTGATCTTGGAACCGCGCACGCCGTTGAGCGCCTTGGGCGAAAGACCCACCAGCTCCTGACCGCGATAGCGGGCAGAACCGGTAACGGTGCCGTTCTTGGCGAGCAGTCCCATGATGCCCATCATGGTCTGGCTTTTGCCCGAGCCGGACTCGCCGACAACAGCAAGAGTCTCGCCCGTACGCACGTCGAGATCGATACCCTTGACCGCTTCGACCGTCCCGTCAGGCGTCGAGAAGTTCACCTTGAGGCCGCGAACGGCCAGGATGGTTTCGTTTGTGTCAGCCATGTCAGCGGTCCTTCGGGTCGAGCGCATCGCGCAGGCCGTCGCCGACGAAGTTCAACGAGAACAGCGTCAGAACAAAGAAGATGGCCGGGAAGATCAGCAGCCAGGGCGCCGACTGGATGTTGTTGGCACCTTCCGAAATCAACGCTCCCCAGCTCGTCAGCGGCGCCTGAACGCCAAGGCCGAGGAACGAGAGGAAGCTCTCGAGCAGGATCACCTTCGGCACGACGACGGTGACGAAAACGATGACAGGACCGATGGTGTTCGGAATGATGTGCCGGCGGATGATCTGCCAGTCCGTCAGGCCGAGCGCCTGGGCTGCACCGACAAACTCCCGCCGTTTCAGCGCCAGCGTCTGGCCGCGCACGATACGGGCCATATCCAGCCATTCGACCGCGCCGATCACCAGGAAGATCAGGATGAACGAGCGTCCGAAGAAGACCACGAGCACGACAACGAGGAAGACGAAGGGCAGAGAATACATGATCTCCACCAGTCGCATCATGACGTTGTCGACGCGGCCGCCGATGTAACCCGACGTCGCGCCGTAGACGACGCCGATGCCGAGCGACACGAGACTTGCCAAGAGACCGACGGCAATCGAGATCTGGCCGCCGAGCATGACGCGCACCAGCAGATCGCGGCCGTTCGAATCGGTGCCGAACGGGAAATACTCGCGATTGACCTGACCGGTCACCTTGAGAGTACGACCCTCGTCCTCAGTTGCCACGACCTGAGTGTCACGGAACTCGTTGGCACGATCGAAGTAGCGCGTCGCGCGGGCATCGATCGGCTGCTCCGAGGTGATCGTCGCGGTGAAGGTCTCACCGTCGATGTTGAACTCCTTGAGCGTGACGCGGGCGCGTGTTGCGATCCCTTCCATCACCCCTTGCAGGGTGGACGTGTCAGGGCGCGGCTCGAGGCTTGGTCCGATATTCACGTAGGACGGGAACACCTGGTCGTAGGTATGCGGCGAAAACAGTGGCCCGAGGAACGAGAATACTGCGATGAGGGCCAGCATGACGCAGCCGGCCATGGCAGCGCGGTTGCGCTTGAAGCGCATGGCCGCCAGCTGGAAGAGGCTGCGCCCCTTGGTTTCCGGCGTTACCGCCGGCGTCTGGACGACATCAGTCATGGCGAACCCTCGGATCGAGCAGGCCGTAGAGAATGTCGACCAAAAGATTGAAAACGATAACGAAGATGGCGACGAGAATGACCGTGCCCATCACCAGCGTATAGTCGCGGTTGATCGCCCCGAGGACGAAGTAGCGGCCGACGCCCGGAATGGTAAAGATCGTCTCGACCACAGCCGAACCGGTGAGCAATGCCGCCGCGCAAGGTGCGAGGTAGGAGACAACCGGCAGCATCGCGCCGCGCATGGCGTGGGTGATGACGACTGTCCTTGCCGGAAGGCCGTAGGCCTTGGCCGTTCGGATATGGTCGGTGTGCAGCGCCTCGATCATCGAACCGCGGGTAAGCCGCGCGAAGACCGCGAGCTGCGGCAGTGCGAGCGCGATCATCGGCAGGATCAGGAAGCGCAACGAACCGTCACCCCAACCGCCGGCCGGCAGCCAGGCCAGGACGATGGCGAAGACCAGCGTCAAGACAGGACCAACGACGAAATTCGGTACGGTGACGCCGAGCGTCGAGACCGACATGATCGTGAAGTCGAGGATGCTGTTTTGCCGGAGTGCAGCGATCGTACCGGCGGTAACGCCGCCGATCACGGCAAACAGCAGTGCGTACAGGCCGAGCTCCATCGAATAGGGCAAGCCCTTGCCGATCAACTGCGCGACGTTGTTATCCTTGTAGATATAGCTCGGGCCAAAGTCGCCGGTCACCGCATTGCTGAGATAGTGAACGTATTGGCGCCACAGGGGCTGATCGAGCTGATAGGTCGCCATCAGGTTCGCCATTGTTTGTGGCGGAAGAGGACGCTCGAGGTTGAAGGGGCCGCCAGGGGCAAACCGCATCAGGAAAAAGGAAATGGTGACGACAATAAACAAGGTCGGCACCGCACTCGCCAATCGGCGAAGGATGAAGGAAATCATTGACGTGCTCCGGAGGCGACGCGCGGCATTTTCACCGCGCGTCGTCCCTGTTCGTTATTCGGCGACGCTCAGGAACCGGCTCAAGTGCTGGTTCGGCGAGTTGTCCTGCCAGCCCTTGACGCGGTCGGAAACCAGCCACAGGTCGGCCTGGGTCAGAAGCGGAGCGATCGGCTGTTCCTTCATCAGCAGAGCTTCAGCTTCATGCAGCAGCTTGGAGCGAGCTGCCGGATCCTGCTCCTCGTAAGACTTCTTCATCAGCGCGTCGAATTCAGCGTTTTCGAAGTGGCCGTAGTTGAAGGTCTTGTTGGAGCTAAGGCTGAGAGCGAGGAAGTTCTCGGCGTCGGCGTAGTCGGCAACCCAGCCGGCGCGCGCAACGTTGAACTTGCCGCCTTCCTGCAGGTAGGCATAGTGCGAGGACACGTCGAGGTTCACCAGCGACACCTTGGCGCCGAAGGTGTTCTTCCACATGTCGGCAACGGCCGTTGCAACACGCTCGTGGTTCGGGTTGGTGTTGTAGCGCAGCTCGATTTCGAGCGGCTTGCCACCTTCGCCGTAACCGGCTTCCTTCATCAGAGCCAGTGCCTTGTCTTCGCGATCGAGCTGCGACAGGGTGCCGAACTCGGCCTTGGACGGATCACCGTAGCTCTCGATGCCCGGGGGCACCATCGAGTAGGCCGGCAGCTGCGAGCCGGCGTAGATTTCCTTGGCGAGGAAGTCGCGATCGACTGCCATCGACAGGGCCTGACGAACGCGAACGTCGCTATAGGGCTCCTGGCGGGTATCGAAGGCGTAGTAGTAGGTCGCGAGCGTCGGCGAAACATGAACCTGTTCGCCATGGGACTTGCGCAGACGATCGAGCTGATCGGCCGAGAAGTTGTAGGCGAGATCCATTTCCTTCGCTTCGAAGCGGCGAACCGAGGCGGCCTGGTCGTCGATCGGGTAGAAGATGACCTTGTCGAGCTTGACGTTGGCGGCATCCCAGTAGTTGGGGTTCTTGACGGCGGTCAGGCTGTCGTTCGGAACGTGCGCGGCGAGCGTGAATGCACCGTTCGAAACCATGACGCCCGGCTTGACGAAGTCCGCGCCATTCTTTTCGACGCTTGCCTTGCTGACCGGAAGTGCCGTCTGGTGCGCCAGCAGCTCGAGGAAGAACGGGGTCGGGCGCTCAAGCGTGATTTCGAGCGTCTTGTCGTCGACAGCCTTCATGCCGAGCTGGTCGGTCGGCAGTTCACCCTTGTTGACCTTTTCGGCGTTCTTGATCGGGAAGAGAATGTTGGCGTAGCCGGCCGCGACCTTCGGGTCTTCGACACGGCGGAACGAGAAGACGAAATCTTCTGCAGTCAACGGTGAACCGTCGGACCACTTCGCGTCAGCGCGCAGCTTGAAGGTATAGACCGTACCGTCGTCCGAAAGCTCCCACGTTTCGGCTGCACCCGGGACGATCTTGCCCGAGGCGTCATAGATCGTCAGGCCTTCGTAGAGATCCTTGAGGATGAACTCTTCGATGTTGATCGACGTATGGGCCTGGTCCAGCGTCTGCGGCTCACCGGCGTTGCCACGATGCAGGACAGCTTCGGCAAGAGCCGGGCTTGCTCCGATGAGCAACGAGCCGATCAGCGCGGCGGCGCTTAGGTTGAGTTTCAGTGATGCCATTTTGTTTCTCTCCTTCCCCTTTTTTGGGTTTGTGATCGCAGGAGAGAAGTGCAAATCTTTCTCGAACGCAAGGCGGATTCTGCAACCTGCTGCATCTTTATCTATAGAGTTGTAATTTTACGAAATCACAGGTTGTATTTCGTTTGCGGTCCTTTTCGTCGTTTTTGCGACGCAGGTGTGACAACCGGGCGGCAATC encodes the following:
- a CDS encoding sensor histidine kinase, which encodes MKYRLVVAVILLPLAVAALAWQGNVVATRSYLDEASAQANTALRLAVAALDGHLNRYQALPALIADHDDIRELATRPRDRPLREAVNAYLKDINALLNSSDIYVITPDGDTIAASNYDGPTSFVGQNFSYRPYFQEALRGQQSRFYALGTTSLKRGYYFGSPIRVGDDIRGVIVFKVDIESIEASWQGGEYKIFVSDPEGIIFMSGTPEWLYASVLPLTPERLARTETSRRYANATLRALPVARTSLTDHDLMTIASSDTSREYLLLSQYMADADWTVNVLTDTASVRTQALTTVIAALLLLCLTGLAAAILWQRRSRLNERISMQAEAQAELERRVDERTADLARVNVQIEEEVAERRQTEQQLRRTQADLIQAGKLAGLGQMSAALSHEFNQPLAAAKTYADSAALLIERGRAEEASDNIRRISGLVDRMAAISRHLRNFARKPNEKLGPVLIEDVVRDTMEIVAVRLKAAAADIDIDLGPAPLVVRAGSVRLQQVLVNVISNAADAVEGLDDRHIRLRAWSDGDKVVLAVSDRGPGVPAAIAERIYDPFFSTKGVGKGLGLGLSISYNIVKDFGGSLTATNLAEGGAEFRIELPVANEQGQEAAE
- a CDS encoding sigma-54-dependent transcriptional regulator: MIESRVLLVDDEEELRHSSAQALELAGFRVDTFASAEHALEFIGFSFPGVVISDIRMPGMDGMTFLQRIREIDVEVPVILVTGHGDVQLAVRAMREGAYDFVEKPFTAQMLAGTIRRALDWRALVLENRRLKAVAGKRDDIEQRLPGRSQVMVDLRYRVRAIGASDADTLIIGDTGVGKEVVARTLHDLSGRANNPFIAINCAALPENLIESELFGHEPGAFPGAIRPRYGKFEHGRGGTILLDEIGSMPIDLQAKFLRVLQERVITRLGSNEVVPLDVRFIATNKVDLEQEVAAGRFRPDLLYRLNVATLRVPPLTQRRADIPLLFLQLVRESAARYGRDEVEVSQNLLAEMAERNWPGNVRELRNAAERLVLGLDTASNEINSSEPNSGRLADKVAAFEKGLIANAIATYGGALKPVYESLGISRKTLYEKMQKFGLDKKLVATDMSGESDGR
- a CDS encoding ABC transporter ATP-binding protein — protein: MADTNETILAVRGLKVNFSTPDGTVEAVKGIDLDVRTGETLAVVGESGSGKSQTMMGIMGLLAKNGTVTGSARYRGQELVGLSPKALNGVRGSKITMIFQEPMTSLDPLYTIGRQIAEPIVHHRGGTFKQARKRVLELLELVGIPEPGRRIDSYPHELSGGQRQRVMIAMALANEPDLLIADEPTTALDVTIQAQILDLLKSLQKRFGMAIVLITHDLGIVKHFAERVAVMRRGEVVEQGTTADIFERPQADYTKMLLAAEPSGRKAPPADSAPIILEGRDVCVDYAIGGGFFTRGNAVFRAVDKVNLRLREGQTIGVVGESGSGKSTLGRALLRLLPSSGYYRFGTTDISGFDRGQMRPLRRALQLVFQDPYGSLSPRRTVGEIITEGLHVHEPSLSRADRDRRAIEALKEVGLDPASRNRYPHEFSGGQRQRIAIARAMILKPKVVILDEPTSALDRSVQGQVIELLRDLQRSHGLSYIFISHDLSVVKAMSDYVIVMKNGKIVEEADTDGIFTAPKEPYTKTLIGAAFNV
- a CDS encoding ABC transporter permease; translation: MTDVVQTPAVTPETKGRSLFQLAAMRFKRNRAAMAGCVMLALIAVFSFLGPLFSPHTYDQVFPSYVNIGPSLEPRPDTSTLQGVMEGIATRARVTLKEFNIDGETFTATITSEQPIDARATRYFDRANEFRDTQVVATEDEGRTLKVTGQVNREYFPFGTDSNGRDLLVRVMLGGQISIAVGLLASLVSLGIGVVYGATSGYIGGRVDNVMMRLVEIMYSLPFVFLVVVLVVFFGRSFILIFLVIGAVEWLDMARIVRGQTLALKRREFVGAAQALGLTDWQIIRRHIIPNTIGPVIVFVTVVVPKVILLESFLSFLGLGVQAPLTSWGALISEGANNIQSAPWLLIFPAIFFVLTLFSLNFVGDGLRDALDPKDR
- the oppB gene encoding oligopeptide ABC transporter permease OppB — encoded protein: MISFILRRLASAVPTLFIVVTISFFLMRFAPGGPFNLERPLPPQTMANLMATYQLDQPLWRQYVHYLSNAVTGDFGPSYIYKDNNVAQLIGKGLPYSMELGLYALLFAVIGGVTAGTIAALRQNSILDFTIMSVSTLGVTVPNFVVGPVLTLVFAIVLAWLPAGGWGDGSLRFLILPMIALALPQLAVFARLTRGSMIEALHTDHIRTAKAYGLPARTVVITHAMRGAMLPVVSYLAPCAAALLTGSAVVETIFTIPGVGRYFVLGAINRDYTLVMGTVILVAIFVIVFNLLVDILYGLLDPRVRHD
- a CDS encoding peptide ABC transporter substrate-binding protein; the protein is MASLKLNLSAAALIGSLLIGASPALAEAVLHRGNAGEPQTLDQAHTSINIEEFILKDLYEGLTIYDASGKIVPGAAETWELSDDGTVYTFKLRADAKWSDGSPLTAEDFVFSFRRVEDPKVAAGYANILFPIKNAEKVNKGELPTDQLGMKAVDDKTLEITLERPTPFFLELLAHQTALPVSKASVEKNGADFVKPGVMVSNGAFTLAAHVPNDSLTAVKNPNYWDAANVKLDKVIFYPIDDQAASVRRFEAKEMDLAYNFSADQLDRLRKSHGEQVHVSPTLATYYYAFDTRQEPYSDVRVRQALSMAVDRDFLAKEIYAGSQLPAYSMVPPGIESYGDPSKAEFGTLSQLDREDKALALMKEAGYGEGGKPLEIELRYNTNPNHERVATAVADMWKNTFGAKVSLVNLDVSSHYAYLQEGGKFNVARAGWVADYADAENFLALSLSSNKTFNYGHFENAEFDALMKKSYEEQDPAARSKLLHEAEALLMKEQPIAPLLTQADLWLVSDRVKGWQDNSPNQHLSRFLSVAE